The Triticum urartu cultivar G1812 unplaced genomic scaffold, Tu2.1 TuUngrouped_contig_6895, whole genome shotgun sequence sequence GCGACCCGCTGTCACCATACCTCTTTGTTATCTGCGCGGAGGGGCTCTCGGCGTTGCTGCATGATGCTGAGTTATCAGGGAGGATTAGTGGGCAAACCAACAAGAAGCGGCTGCACTAAGGGACGTCCTTGATCTATATGAGAATTGCTCTGGCCAATGCGTTAATGTTGAAAAATCTGCCATTATGTTCAGTCCTAATACACGGGTAGAGGTGAGAAGCGAGGTTAGGAATACTTTGCTGATCCATAGTGAAGCCTGGAATGAGAAGTATCTTGGATTACCAGTGCATGTGGGTAAATCCAGAAGGAAGGCCTTTGCATACGTTAAGGGAGCGATTGCTGGACGTGTGTACGGCTGGGAGGAGAAGCTAATTGCAAAAGTCGGAAAGGAAACGTTAGTCAAGGCAGTAGCACAAGCCATCCCAACCTTCGCTATGTCGTGCTTTTACTTGACTAATACTTTTTGTGAGGAGATTAGTTCCCTGATTGGTAAATACCGGTGGAGCCAACAAGATAAAGAGAACACGATCCACTGGATAGGGTGGGAGAAGCTCACCAAGTCCAAATCGCACGGAGGGCTAGGATTCCGGGATATGCACAGCTTTAACATCGCAATGCTGTCTAGGCAGATTTGGAGACTGATCCAGAATCCGGACTCCCTGTGCGCCAGGGTTCTTAAGGCTCGGTATTTCCCTCATTGTCACGTTCTGGAGGCGACACCAAAGGTTGGCATCTCCTATTCTTGGCGCAGCCTACTCCATGGTCTGAAGCTCGTACAGGAGGGGTACATTTGGCGCATCGGAGATGGCTTGTCCGTTAGAATTTGGACCGATCCCTGGATCCCACGTCCGTGGTCGCGGCGAGTCATTACACCCAGGCGAGGAAACTTGCTGGAGTATGTCAGCGATCTTATTGATCCGTGCTCAGGGGGATGGGACGAACGTCTAGTGCGAGAAACTTTTTGGCCGGACGACGTACGACATATTTTGCAGATACCGTTGAGGGAAGGAGTGCAAGACTTCATAGCTTGGCAATATGACAGCAAGGGTCTGCATTCGGTCAAGAGCACATATAAGCTGCATGTTCAGCTGGGGAAACAGGAGAATCAGGGGGGCGTGGGGCCTAGCACGTCTATGGCAGGAAATCTGAATAGCTGCAGTGATAATTCTTGGAGGCGTCTATGGAAACTGCCGTGCCCGAGGAACATCCAGATGTTTGCATGGAGATTAAAACACGAGTCCTTGGCGCTGCGTACTAACCTGTTAAAGAGAGGCATTCCAGTTGATGACACAAAGTGCTTGTTCTGTGGACGTGGTGACGAGGACGGGGCTCACCTGTTCATTAAGTGCAAATCAGTGAAAGTAGTCTGGAGAGATCTTGCTCTCGAACAAGAAAGAATGGAGTTGGAGAAAATTACGTCAGTGCACGCTATGCTAGATTATTTATGGGGGCTGAATGAGAAGAAGCGTTTGCTTATCCTAACCTTTTGGTGGCATTGGTGGAGCTGCAGAAACAAACTAAGGGAAGGGGAGCTTCCTATGGCGGCTACAGAGGTGGCTACAAGAACTAGATGCAATGTCCTGGAGTACATGCAGATTTTTGCTCCCAGCACCTAGACCATATGCAGAGACCAATGGCGGGCACCAGTTGAGGACATGATAAAAATTAACCTCGATGGTTCACTTGTTCCGGGTGAGAATCATGCTGGTTGGGGAGTGGTCGCCAGGTCTACGGACGGCGCCATAGTCTGTGCTCGTGCTGGACGGCACGAAAATGTTCAGGATGCGTTTGCTGCTGAATCAATTGCAATGCATCAGGCTGTGTCGCTTGCTGCTGATTTTGGTATGCTAAGGGTGGTCTTTGAGACCGATTCTAAGTTGTTGCAGGAGGCGTTGGACCTCACTAAGGTGGACTCGTCGGCATCTGCGGCCACCATCGAAGACACGAAGTATCAACTGAAGTTGTGCTTCTCAAAATATGATATTTCTCTTTGTCGTCGTACTGCTAATTCTGTAGCTCATGAACTGGCAAATTTGGGTCGTTTGTATTCCTCGAACCTCTATGTTGAGTGGGAGTCTGACGTTCCAGCCCATGTGGCTGATTGTGCTTTGGGCGATTTGCCCCAGCACCGTTAAGTTATAAAAGCTATGCTTTGCTTTCAAAAGAAAGTCTTAGGGGAAGGGCTAGGTGCAAAAAAGTTTAATCCCTCAAATTTTGAGGGATTACATTTTAGGGGAAGACTAGAGTTGCTCTAACATGGTACAAAACATTTCCAGCTCTGTTCCAACTTCTGTTTTATCATGAAAACAAGAGAACTTGTGCAAGCTCGGAAAAAAAAATAGATAATAAATTTTACTTCGATTCAATCAGCAAATACACCAGCTAAATCAGCCCAGTATAATAAACACTTGATTTGAACTAAACAGGCTACTATTTTTCCACTTGTCAAGGTATCTTGATCTACACAGTAACATAACATGCAAACAAATTATAAGGATGTATCCAAATTATAAGGAAAATAGTGGAACTAAGAAGATAACAGAGGAAATGCACTTGGAACACGTTTGGGTTTCCACCAGTCATATTACAAGGATAGGCCACATAAAAGTCAAGAAATTTTCTCTAGTTTTCATGAGCTTCAGGCTATAAAAATTAGTACTTCTGATGTCTGCCTAAGAGGGCTTAAGAAGACAAATTCAGCTGCTACTTATATACAATACCAAGAAAAGCAACAACACTTTTCCATGAGCTTCAGGCTTTCAGCCAATGGCTACACTGTGAGAATGCTGGAGCTGAGCTTCACTGACAATCCTTTGGAGCAAATATCACCCTCACGAAGAACTGGCCATACTCAAAGACTGAGTCATCAGGAGAAATAACAGCTCCGACATGTTCGTCTTGAAAAGTCCACTGGAACACTGAACCGTTCACTTCTAAAAAAACATGAAGTTCTTCATTTGCTTTCACTGCAACAATATGCTGGAATATTTTTTCGTGACCAAATAATTTGTCATCAAACAGCACAACTCCACGATGAGGATAGTCATCATATCCGGTGCTAAAAGCAGTGAACCTCACATGGTGAGGATGGTCCACCTTTGCATATACTTGTATTACAGCCTCGACACTTTCTGAAAGGACTTTGTATTTTAAGTCCAAATTGCAATTATCACCAGAAATTCGTGAATAAAACATGACATTAGCTTCAGCATGGACATCAATCTCAGCGTAGGCAGAAAGTAGTTGCTTGTCATCTGATTCATCCCCTTCCTTCTTTACCCAAAGATCAACTTCTACTAAAGCCTTATCCGATACATACATTCCTCGACAAGGGCTACAAAGTGGTACGACAAAAGAATCCTACAATTTAACAGCTTGTTAGAACTAATAAGCAATATCCACTTCCACATGCATTAGCAAGTATCAACACAACAAATTCAAAGATATACATGCTCATGTTCAAATTAACTAGTGAGTGATACTCACTCCATCTTGAGGGTGCCTTTTCTTTTTTACATTTGTTTGCATATGCAAGACATGCATGCGACTTTAATGCAATTGTGTTCTTTTTACCCTGATTTATCTTGTCAGTTGCTCAACATTATCACATATTAGACTACATCATCACTAGGGATCTCATAATCATTACCCTATGCCCCTCTACTATCTAGCTGATTGGGAGTTATAACCGTCTTAATAGCACATGCGTAATCAAAAGGCGACAAAGAAATAGAGTAGATGTCTATGTAAAGTATATATTAACAAGATGACCAGTTCTGTATGTTTGTGTTAAAAAAAGTACAATCAATATCAAATTTGGAGAATTGATCTCATGGGTTGAAGTGATCATCCATCTAAGGCCGCTTAACAACACAAAGAGCAGATCCTTTGAAGATGGAGAAGTAAATTAACCTGGCCTCACACAACTTTTAATAGATGCAAGCAATGAAGGAGACAAATCAAAGAACCAAACTAACATAAACATCAGTGTTGAACATCATTATTCAGCAGCCAACCATTTCGGAAACAAAAACAAGCATAATATCTTCGGGAGGAAATGAAGTCTTAATTACCTGCTTCTCAATTGTTACAGCATCATCCCTGGGACGGTTAAAGACATAGTTCCGTCGCCGGTCCAAGTAATCCCGAATGGCGAATATTCCGTACACACTAATGGGATACAAGGCTTCAAAGCTTGATAGACGCATGGAGAAAAATTGTAGCATATGACTTGGTTCACGATATCCAAGAGTTGATGGGGCTGCAATTATTAGTGAGAACAAAGCAAGTTGGTCACAGAGTACATAGATAGCACAACAGGAGATGAATTAATTACTAGTAATGAATGGCAGGCAAATGGCGCTTACTGGTAGAAGTGTCATGGGTCCTGTAAACACGGTGGTGGCAGGATTTGGCCCCAAGGATGCATAAAGCTGTTGCCTCAGGGAACACTTTCATGGGAGATGGGGGGAAAGGAGTCTCATCATCATCTCCCAGGTCCATAATCTCCTTGCACAGCTTTGAGTGTTCTATAATCCGCTGCGAGTAATCAAAATAGAATAGCTCAGGGAACATGAGGTCTATAATCCGCTGGAAGAACATGCGAGTAATCAAAATTAACCCCCCTCAG is a genomic window containing:
- the LOC125531231 gene encoding uncharacterized protein LOC125531231 isoform X3 translates to MASTEEQVFLESRNLSYDGAHHLDNWDYPEDPGDRRNGVEVAELHDQPARMSTYSDPCEVARRALDLMFPREEDSDDCWSTWSAREEGSDDNDEQGGDEVDDCSTQESSDYEDDGNCHVILAETNCPGKLYPESEAEAIELRWADRFFQRIIEHSKLCKEIMDLGDDDETPFPPSPMKVFPEATALCILGAKSCHHRVYRTHDTSTTPSTLGYREPSHMLQFFSMRLSSFEALYPISVYGIFAIRDYLDRRRNYVFNRPRDDAVTIEKQDSFVVPLCSPCRGMYVSDKALVEVDLWVKKEGDESDDKQLLSAYAEIDVHAEANVMFYSRISGDNCNLDLKYKVLSESVEAVIQVYAKVDHPHHVRFTAFSTGYDDYPHRGVVLFDDKLFGHEKIFQHIVAVKANEELHVFLEVNGSVFQWTFQDEHVGAVISPDDSVFEYGQFFVRVIFAPKDCQ
- the LOC125531231 gene encoding uncharacterized protein LOC125531231 isoform X1 — its product is MASTEEQVFLESRNLSYDGAHHLDNWDYPEDPGDRRNGVEVAELHDQPARMSTSDSDPCEVARRALDLMFPREEDSDDCWSTWSAREEGSDDNDEQGGDEVDDCSTQESSDYEDDGNCHVILAETNCPGKLYPESEAEAIELRWADRFFQRIIEHSKLCKEIMDLGDDDETPFPPSPMKVFPEATALCILGAKSCHHRVYRTHDTSTTPSTLGYREPSHMLQFFSMRLSSFEALYPISVYGIFAIRDYLDRRRNYVFNRPRDDAVTIEKQDSFVVPLCSPCRGMYVSDKALVEVDLWVKKEGDESDDKQLLSAYAEIDVHAEANVMFYSRISGDNCNLDLKYKVLSESVEAVIQVYAKVDHPHHVRFTAFSTGYDDYPHRGVVLFDDKLFGHEKIFQHIVAVKANEELHVFLEVNGSVFQWTFQDEHVGAVISPDDSVFEYGQFFVRVIFAPKDCQ
- the LOC125531231 gene encoding uncharacterized protein LOC125531231 isoform X2; this encodes MASTEEQVFLESRNLSYDGAHHLDNWDYPEDPGDRRNGVEVAELHDQPARMSTSDSDPCEVARRALDLMFPREEDSDDCWSTWSAREEGSDDNDEQGGDEVDDCSTQESSDYEDDGNCHVILAETNCPGKLYPESEAEAIELRWADRFFQRIIEHSKLCKEIMDLGDDDETPFPPSPMKVFPEATALCILGAKSCHHRVYRTHDTSTTPSTLGYREPSHMLQFFSMRLSSFEALYPISVYGIFAIRDYLDRRRNYVFNRPRDDAVTIEKQDSFVVPLCSPCRGMYVSDKALVEVDLWVKKEGDESDDKQLLSAYAEIDVHAEANVMFYSRISGDNCNLDLKYKVLSESVEAVIQVYAKVDHPHHVRFTAFSTGYDDYPHRGVVLFDDKLFGHEKIFQHIVAVKANEELHVFLEVNGSVFQWTFQDEHVGAVISPDDSVFEYGQFFVRVIFAPKDCQ